The Burkholderia latens genome segment ATCGTATCGAAGCGCACGCCCGTTGAAGATCGTCGGCGAACTCGATAGCTGGGAACCGTACGACCCGGAGTTCATCGCGCAACTCAGGAGTCGCATCGAAACCGGCATGGGCGAGATCATCAACTAGCGTCGCGGCTGGCCGCTTCGTCAGCAACGCGCGAACCGCGCGCGGAATGACGCAAGCGAGCCGCATGTGCGTTGTTCGTCCGGACTGCGATGCGTGTGCGTGCAACGGCCGGCGCGCCGACCATTGCGAACGCAACAAGCCTACACGCGGCTTTCATTCGAGCCGGCGCTCGACCGCACGCGTCGATTGGCCGATATACTATGCGCCTTCCATTTCCCCGTACACGACCATGCGACGACGGTTTTTCTGGCTGATCGTGCTTTCGCTCGGCATTGCGCAACAGGCGTCGGCGCAGCAGGCGCCCGCGCTGACTGCGTCCGCGCCCGAAGCGGCCGCATCCGCGGCGTCCGCACCGCTCGCGAACGATCAGCCGAACGAAGAAAACCGCCGCATCACGTCGTACCTCACGAAGAAATTCGGTGTCGCGAAGGAAAAGGCCGCGAAGCTCGCCGATATCGTGAGCGTAACCGCGACGAAATATTCGCTGCCTCCGGCACTCGTTTACGCGATTATCTCGATCGAATCGCGCTTCCAGGAAAAGGCGCGCGGCCAGCACGGCGCGACTGGTCTGATGCAGGTCGTGCCGTCGGCGCACCGCGGCATGCTGCGGGACGTGAAGGACCTGACCGAGCCGAATGCGAACGTCGAAGCCGGCTCGCGGATCCTGTCGGGCTACGTGAAGGCGGCCGGCGGCAACGTGCAGGCTGGGCTGAAGAGCTATGGCGGATCCAATGCGTATGCGGCGAAGGTGATGCAGCGCGTGGACGCGTTCCGGTTCGTGCTCGAACCGGAAGACGGCGCGAACGCGGCAAGCGACGGGAAGGCGCGCATGGTGCCGGTCAGCGATCCGTCCGGCGTGTCGGCCGGAGGTCGCAACGTGAAGTAAGCAACGCGCACGCGCGTTCGCGGCGCGCCGCCTCTGCAGGCCAGCATCGTCCGTCATGGCAACACGAAGTGCGACCACCACCTGTGCCGATGCGCGGTCGCGCCTCACGAAGGTTCACACCACACGGCCAGAGGGTCTCCATCGAATCAGCAGCCGTAACGACGCCCAGCGGAGCACGGGGGCCTGCCGCGGCTCCTTCGAATCGCGACTACCCCGCCGCCTCCGTCCACCGCAGGTAATCCCCGCGCGTCCAGTCGAGCGACACGCCGACCCGCTTCGTCCCCGGCCGGATCTTCGGCTTGTACATCGACAGCGTCAGCGACTCCAGCGCGGGCCACTCGCGGAAGGACATTACCGCGACATCCGCGACGAGCGTTTCGAGCAACCGCGTGTGCGGCTTGTGCGACAAGAATGATGCAACGCGTGCGCAGTACCCGTCATAGTCGATCCACTCGCCCTGCTCGCTCGGCTCGCACCGATACCCGAGCCGCGCATCGATCACGACCGGTTGCGGCGCCTCGTGCTCGTGTGCATGGATCCCGATCCGCGCGGGCACCTTCAATTCGTCGACGAACACGCTCCAGCCAGCCCCGCGCAGGCGCGGCGTGTCGATCGCCACGAACGGTTCGTCGAACGGCTTCATGATACGAGCGGCGCCGCGGCGTCGAGCATGATGCGCACGAAATAGTCGGCGAAGCTGCGGCGCACCACGATCTCGAACGTATCGTCGCCGGTCGCGATCAGCGTGATCGGCGACTTGAAGTAATGCGACTGCGCGCACTGGCCCTGCTTGAACACGCGCGGATGCAGATCGAGCGGGCAGCCGCGCGCGATCACGTCGCGCACGCGCTCGCCGGTGACCTCGACGACCGTGTAGCCGCTGCCGACGTCGACCGCCGCCGCATACGAGCCCTGCACCGCCTCGGCAAGGCGAGCCTCGAGCACGCCGGCCTGCACCGGGCCGTTCGAGCGCACGAGCCACTCGTCGGGGCCGAGCCACAGCACGTCGTACTCGGCGCCGCGCGCGACGGTGTTCGGCACCGACGGCGGCAGGCAGCCGACCACGCGCTCGAACGCGCTGACGAATGCGGGGTCGGCCAGCTCGCCGCGCACGTTGACGAGATCGAGGAACGCTCGTTCACGCAGCGTGAACTTCTTCGATGCGCGTGCGTGATGCGGCTTCAGCACATCGGCCGCGCCGACGAACGGCGATTCAAGCGTCACGCCCGCGCCCGCCACCGGCGTCTGGTTTCTCGTTTCATTCCACATGCTGGCGCACCCCTTCGGTATCGTAGAAAACCGGGCTCGAAATCTTCGCGGTGATGCGCTTGCCGTTGGCCAGCGGAATCACGACGCTCTCGCCCATCTTGTTCAGACCGCCCTTCACCACCGCGAGCGCGATCGAGCGCTTCAGGATCGGGCTGTAATAACTCGACGTCACGTGGCCGATCATCGGCGTCGGATCGACCGCCGACACCTGCGTGTCCTTTGCGATGATCTGCGCGCCTTCCGGCAACACGAACTGTTCGTCTTCGGTCAGCAGGCCGACGAACTGCTTGCGGCCCTCCTTCGCGGTATCCGAGCGCGACAGCGACCGCTTGCCGAGGAAGTCCTTCGACTTCGCGACGAGCCCGCCCATCCCGAGGTCGTACGGCGTGATCGAGCCGTCCGTATCCTGACCGACGATGATGTAGCCCTTCTCCGCACGCAGCACGTGCATCGTTTCCGTGCCGTACGGCGTGATGTCGAACTCGGCCCCGGCCGCCATCAATGCTTCCCACACCGCGCGGCCCGCGTTGGCCGGCACGTTCACTTCATACGCGAGTTCGCCCGAGAAGCTGATCCGCATCACGCGCGCCTTCACGCCGGCGACGGTGCCGTTCCGGTAGCTCATGAACGGGAATGCGTCGTTTCCGAAGTCGATGTCCTGGCACACCTTCTGCACGACCTTGCGGCTCTTCGGGCCAACCACCGCGAACGTCGCCCAGTGATCGGTGACGGACGCGAGCCGCACCTTCATGTCCGGCCATTCGGTCTGCAGCCAGCGCTCGAGCCACGTGAGCACGCGCGCCGCGCCGCCGGTCGTCGTCGTCATCATGAAATGCTGGTCGGCGAGGCGCACCGTCACGCCGTCGTCGAACACCATCCCGTTCTCGTCGAGCATCAGCCCGTAGCGGCACTTGCCGACTTCGAGCTTGTTCCACGGGTTCGTGTACATCCAGTTCAGCAGCTTCACTGCGTCGGGACCCTGGATGTCGATCTTGCCGAGCGTCGACGCATCGAGAATGCCGACGCTGTTGCGCACCGCGAGGCATTCGCGCTTTACGGCCGCATGCAGATCCTCGCCGTTCTTCGGGAAATACCACGGCCGTTTCCAGTTGCCGACGTCCTCGAACATCGCGCCGTGCTCGACGTGCCACTCGTGCACGCATGTCTTGCGGATCGGATCGAGGAAGTCGCCCGTCGCGCGGCCGGCGAACGTGCCGAACGACACGGGCGTGTAGTTCGGGCGGAACGTCGTCGTACCCGTTTCCGGAATCGTCTTGCCGAGCGCCTGCGCGAGGATCGCCATCCCGTTGATGTTGCCGAGCTTGCCCTGGTCGGTGCCGAAGCCCATCGCGGTGTAGCGCTTCACGTGCTCGACCGATTCGAAGCCTTCGCGTGCGGCCAGCAGGATGTCGGCCGCGGCCACATCGTTCTGGAAGTCAACGAACTGCTTCGGACCGCGTGCGGCGGCCTCGCGACTGCCGACCAGCCACAATGGCTGCAGTGCGCCTTCGACCGTCTCCGCAACCTGCGGTGCGACCGGACGCTGCGCGGCCGTGAAGCCTGCCGCGTTCGCCGCTTCGGCGCCCGCGTCGACCGCGAGCCGCAGCGCACGGGCGAGACCGAACTCGCCCGCGGCCGCGCCGACGCTCGCCTCGGCCTGCACGGGCTTGCCCGGCAGGAAGCACGCCTTTTCGTCGTTCCAGCACGCCTTGCCGCCGGACTGCGCGAACAGGTGCAGCACCGGGCTGAAGCCGCCCGACATCGCGACGAGGTCGCACGCCAGCGACTGCAGCTTGCCGCCCGTCTGGCCGTTCGAGTAGGACGCGACGTCGACCGACGATACGCGCCACTTGCCCGAAGCGGCCGTCACGACCGCACCGCTCATCACCGTCACGCCCTGCCGCTTCGCGGCGGCGGGCAGCGCGCCGTTCGACGACGCGCGCGAATCGACGACCGTCACCTTCGCACCGCATGCCTTC includes the following:
- a CDS encoding lytic transglycosylase domain-containing protein, with amino-acid sequence MRRRFFWLIVLSLGIAQQASAQQAPALTASAPEAAASAASAPLANDQPNEENRRITSYLTKKFGVAKEKAAKLADIVSVTATKYSLPPALVYAIISIESRFQEKARGQHGATGLMQVVPSAHRGMLRDVKDLTEPNANVEAGSRILSGYVKAAGGNVQAGLKSYGGSNAYAAKVMQRVDAFRFVLEPEDGANAASDGKARMVPVSDPSGVSAGGRNVK
- a CDS encoding dihydroneopterin aldolase, giving the protein MKPFDEPFVAIDTPRLRGAGWSVFVDELKVPARIGIHAHEHEAPQPVVIDARLGYRCEPSEQGEWIDYDGYCARVASFLSHKPHTRLLETLVADVAVMSFREWPALESLTLSMYKPKIRPGTKRVGVSLDWTRGDYLRWTEAAG
- a CDS encoding sarcosine oxidase subunit gamma, yielding MWNETRNQTPVAGAGVTLESPFVGAADVLKPHHARASKKFTLRERAFLDLVNVRGELADPAFVSAFERVVGCLPPSVPNTVARGAEYDVLWLGPDEWLVRSNGPVQAGVLEARLAEAVQGSYAAAVDVGSGYTVVEVTGERVRDVIARGCPLDLHPRVFKQGQCAQSHYFKSPITLIATGDDTFEIVVRRSFADYFVRIMLDAAAPLVS
- a CDS encoding sarcosine oxidase subunit alpha family protein; translation: MSQKDRLGTGGRINRAIPLTFTFNGRTYQGFQGDTLASALLANGVHFVARSFKYHRPRGIVTADVAEPNAVVQLETGPYTVPNARATEIELYQGLVATSVNAEPSLENDKYAINQKLSRFMPAGFYYKTFMWPRNMWPKYEEKIREAAGLGKAPEVLDADRYDKCYAHCDVLVVGGGPSGLAAAHAAAIAGARVILVDDQRELGGSLLSCRAEIDAKPALQWVEKIEAELRKLPDVTILSRSTAFGYQDHNLVTITQRLTDHQPVSMRKGTRELLWKVRAKRVILATGAHERPIVFGNNDLPGVMLAGAVSTYIHRYGVLPGRNAVVFTNNDRAYQTALDLKACGAKVTVVDSRASSNGALPAAAKRQGVTVMSGAVVTAASGKWRVSSVDVASYSNGQTGGKLQSLACDLVAMSGGFSPVLHLFAQSGGKACWNDEKACFLPGKPVQAEASVGAAAGEFGLARALRLAVDAGAEAANAAGFTAAQRPVAPQVAETVEGALQPLWLVGSREAAARGPKQFVDFQNDVAAADILLAAREGFESVEHVKRYTAMGFGTDQGKLGNINGMAILAQALGKTIPETGTTTFRPNYTPVSFGTFAGRATGDFLDPIRKTCVHEWHVEHGAMFEDVGNWKRPWYFPKNGEDLHAAVKRECLAVRNSVGILDASTLGKIDIQGPDAVKLLNWMYTNPWNKLEVGKCRYGLMLDENGMVFDDGVTVRLADQHFMMTTTTGGAARVLTWLERWLQTEWPDMKVRLASVTDHWATFAVVGPKSRKVVQKVCQDIDFGNDAFPFMSYRNGTVAGVKARVMRISFSGELAYEVNVPANAGRAVWEALMAAGAEFDITPYGTETMHVLRAEKGYIIVGQDTDGSITPYDLGMGGLVAKSKDFLGKRSLSRSDTAKEGRKQFVGLLTEDEQFVLPEGAQIIAKDTQVSAVDPTPMIGHVTSSYYSPILKRSIALAVVKGGLNKMGESVVIPLANGKRITAKISSPVFYDTEGVRQHVE